In the genome of Nocardia sp. NBC_00416, one region contains:
- a CDS encoding cytochrome P450 codes for MVAETYQSGSRFELCSGETWRSPWSMYAGLRENDPVHRVVPAARPEQDYWVLTRHEHVYAAARDTDTFSSRDGLTVEYGELEQIGLTANPPMVMQDPPQHTDFRKLVARGFTPRQVEEVEPVVRRFVRERLDRLAEQGGGDIVADLFKPLPTMVVAHYLGVPEADRGRFDGWTDAVVAASTERTADAQAASMQMLGYFAELIARRRTDPGDDTVSLLVQAGVAADDADMDGLVQILAYTWTMVAGGNDTTTGLLGGAVQLLQRYPDQRAALANDPAGIRVAIEELARLTSPVQGLARTTTRDVELDGATIPAGRKVLLVYGSANRDERAFGADAADLDIDRNPQRIMTFGHGPHHCLGAAAARMQARVALEELLDRFPDYRVDIDAVTYAPGPYVRRPTSVPFRCAA; via the coding sequence CCGGTCTGCGGGAGAACGATCCGGTGCACCGGGTCGTCCCGGCCGCCCGCCCCGAGCAGGATTACTGGGTGCTCACGCGGCACGAGCACGTGTACGCCGCCGCCCGGGACACCGACACGTTCTCCTCCCGCGACGGCCTCACCGTGGAATACGGCGAACTCGAGCAGATCGGCCTCACCGCGAATCCGCCGATGGTGATGCAGGACCCGCCCCAGCACACCGACTTCCGCAAGCTGGTGGCCCGCGGATTCACGCCGCGCCAGGTCGAGGAGGTGGAACCGGTGGTGCGCCGGTTCGTGCGGGAGCGGCTGGACCGGCTGGCCGAACAGGGCGGCGGCGATATCGTCGCGGACCTGTTCAAGCCGCTGCCGACCATGGTGGTCGCCCACTATCTCGGCGTGCCAGAAGCGGATCGGGGTCGCTTCGACGGCTGGACCGACGCGGTGGTCGCGGCCAGTACCGAACGCACCGCGGACGCTCAGGCCGCCTCGATGCAGATGCTGGGATATTTCGCCGAACTCATCGCCCGGCGGCGTACCGATCCGGGCGACGACACGGTATCGCTGCTGGTGCAGGCGGGTGTCGCGGCCGACGACGCCGATATGGACGGGCTGGTGCAGATCCTGGCCTACACCTGGACCATGGTGGCCGGCGGCAACGACACCACCACCGGGCTGCTCGGCGGCGCCGTCCAACTACTGCAGCGCTACCCCGACCAGCGCGCCGCGCTCGCGAACGACCCGGCGGGCATCCGGGTCGCGATCGAAGAACTCGCCCGCCTCACCTCCCCGGTCCAGGGCCTGGCCAGAACCACCACGCGTGACGTGGAGCTGGACGGCGCGACGATCCCGGCGGGCCGTAAGGTGCTGCTCGTGTACGGATCGGCCAATCGCGACGAACGGGCCTTCGGCGCTGATGCCGCGGACCTGGATATCGACCGGAATCCGCAGCGCATCATGACCTTCGGGCACGGTCCCCACCACTGTCTGGGCGCGGCCGCGGCGCGGATGCAGGCGCGGGTGGCGCTGGAGGAGTTGCTGGACCGGTTCCCGGACTACCGGGTCGATATCGACGCCGTCACCTACGCGCCGGGACCGTATGTGCGGCGGCCGACCAGTGTGCCGTTCCGGTGCGCGGCGTGA
- a CDS encoding TetR/AcrR family transcriptional regulator — MTGDWLAGGRAELASERILDAVRGLVIDKGAGTVGMAEVAEAAGCSRATLYRYFENRQSLYVAFAGREAGQLIARVWRDHPLDGADRAERLLDGMTATLAAARKTPHLAVWFEPANVGIVARLSDSSAVIDELVAVFVARMRPDLPVAAARRLGRWSVRVMISLLTLPAASEDEERSLLRDFLLPFLLDDGLAVEDVTDAGGR; from the coding sequence ATGACCGGTGACTGGCTGGCCGGCGGCCGGGCCGAATTGGCGAGCGAACGCATTCTGGACGCGGTCCGCGGCCTGGTCATCGACAAAGGGGCCGGTACGGTCGGGATGGCCGAGGTCGCCGAGGCCGCGGGATGCTCGCGCGCGACGCTGTACCGGTATTTCGAGAACCGGCAGTCGCTGTACGTGGCCTTCGCCGGCCGGGAGGCCGGCCAGCTCATCGCGCGAGTGTGGCGCGACCACCCGTTGGACGGTGCGGACCGCGCCGAACGCCTGCTCGACGGTATGACCGCGACCCTGGCCGCAGCGCGCAAGACCCCGCACCTGGCGGTCTGGTTCGAACCGGCGAATGTGGGGATCGTGGCACGGCTGTCGGATTCGTCGGCGGTGATCGACGAACTGGTCGCGGTCTTCGTCGCGCGCATGCGTCCCGATCTGCCCGTGGCGGCGGCGCGGCGGCTGGGCCGGTGGTCGGTGCGAGTGATGATCTCGCTGCTGACACTGCCCGCGGCGAGCGAGGACGAGGAGCGGTCGCTGCTCCGCGATTTCCTGCTGCCGTTCCTGCTGGACGACGGACTCGCCGTGGAGGACGTAACCGACGCCGGTGGCCGTTGA
- a CDS encoding FUSC family protein — translation MVAPDSPKLPSPAPARSVLFGLPPAGRRLPGAARAALAFGAPALLAVALGHEQQGLMAATGALAVIFGEGQVYRRRWRVVGAAAIALVVSAFAGGLAGELIQQRTDAGGSHWWQLVLVLLMSAVAVSGTFVNSALRLGPPGGFFFVLAAGVGALITGHGVPPGEVALWTAIGGVSALLVSMSAASTTAHPPEEKAVAAAVAAVRDYGELEPAAEDRLDARYATAMKVQTAWALLDDARRTDAARHDLAATLARAQRDFAAALHRGGSGDDESDLLFDTGRPAPTPRPSLRYRMLRSLSPDSHAAVSANRIGVAAVLAGCLTVALDLGRPDWAVLTVTVLLHQGPDRVRGTYRGVHRIGGTALGLVLFAALYTVEPRGWVLVLILMTLQFAIELLVARNYGLAVVFITPLALLMGGGGKYGDVLPVLRDRLLESVIGVVIGLTALWAVDRRAHRRVLLRNDQRVIEVLDRLLRLAALPRPERDALPRRRRELEFELMGSTLGAIDAAHNEPEWARTHWTRHQRIRRLGHRILAATWQFADGRPGDSAQLDRWSRALAELA, via the coding sequence ATGGTTGCCCCGGACAGTCCGAAGCTCCCGTCACCCGCACCGGCCCGGTCGGTCCTGTTCGGTCTGCCGCCCGCGGGCCGCAGGCTGCCCGGGGCGGCGCGGGCGGCCCTGGCGTTCGGCGCGCCCGCGCTGCTGGCCGTGGCCCTCGGCCACGAACAACAGGGCCTGATGGCGGCGACCGGGGCGCTGGCGGTGATCTTCGGCGAAGGCCAGGTCTACCGCCGTCGGTGGCGGGTGGTCGGGGCCGCCGCGATCGCCCTGGTCGTCTCCGCGTTCGCGGGCGGCCTGGCGGGGGAACTGATCCAGCAGCGGACGGACGCGGGCGGATCGCACTGGTGGCAGCTGGTGCTGGTCCTGCTGATGTCGGCGGTCGCGGTGAGCGGTACCTTCGTCAATTCGGCGCTGCGGCTGGGCCCGCCCGGCGGGTTCTTCTTCGTCCTGGCCGCCGGAGTCGGGGCGTTGATCACCGGGCACGGGGTGCCGCCCGGCGAGGTCGCGCTGTGGACAGCGATCGGCGGGGTCAGCGCTCTGCTGGTCAGCATGTCGGCGGCATCGACGACCGCCCACCCGCCGGAGGAGAAGGCGGTGGCGGCGGCCGTCGCGGCCGTGCGCGACTACGGCGAGCTCGAACCGGCGGCCGAGGATCGGCTGGACGCCCGCTACGCCACCGCGATGAAGGTGCAGACCGCCTGGGCCCTGCTCGACGACGCCCGCCGCACCGACGCCGCCCGGCACGACCTCGCCGCCACCCTGGCCCGCGCCCAGCGGGACTTCGCCGCGGCACTGCACCGCGGCGGCTCCGGTGACGACGAGTCGGACCTGCTGTTCGATACGGGCCGTCCGGCGCCCACGCCCCGCCCGTCGTTGCGTTACCGGATGCTGCGGTCGCTGTCGCCGGACAGTCATGCCGCGGTCTCGGCGAACCGGATCGGCGTGGCGGCGGTGCTCGCCGGCTGCCTGACGGTCGCGCTGGACCTCGGTCGTCCCGACTGGGCGGTCCTGACCGTCACGGTGCTCCTGCACCAGGGCCCCGACCGGGTGCGCGGAACATACCGCGGAGTGCACCGGATCGGCGGCACGGCCTTGGGGCTGGTGCTGTTCGCCGCTCTCTACACGGTCGAGCCGCGGGGATGGGTGCTCGTGCTGATCCTGATGACACTGCAATTCGCCATCGAACTGCTCGTCGCCCGCAACTACGGGCTCGCGGTCGTGTTCATCACCCCGCTCGCGCTGCTCATGGGCGGCGGCGGGAAATACGGCGACGTCCTTCCGGTGCTGCGGGACCGGCTCCTCGAGAGCGTCATCGGGGTGGTGATCGGCCTGACGGCGCTGTGGGCGGTCGACCGGCGCGCGCACCGGCGCGTACTGCTGCGCAACGACCAGCGGGTGATCGAGGTGCTCGACCGGCTGCTGCGACTCGCGGCACTGCCCCGGCCGGAGCGCGACGCGCTACCGCGGCGGCGCAGGGAACTGGAGTTCGAACTGATGGGATCCACCCTCGGCGCCATCGACGCGGCGCACAACGAGCCCGAATGGGCACGCACGCACTGGACCCGACACCAGCGCATCAGGCGGCTCGGCCATCGAATCCTCGCCGCGACCTGGCAGTTCGCCGATGGCCGGCCGGGCGATAGCGCGCAGCTGGATCGCTGGTCCCGCGCGCTGGCCGAACTGGCGTAA
- a CDS encoding glycine betaine ABC transporter substrate-binding protein has product MRSAAVSRVLALALVLLVAGCGLQSGSAVPLQVGPGSIRPVPELRGVPITVGSKDFSEQNTLGYIIEFALVAAGAEVRDLTNIQGSNSLRDAQRSGEIDIAYDYTGTGWVNYLGNEKPVPDEQGQFEAVRDADLANGMTWAAMAPMNNTYALATARRTAERTGVWTLSDYAELVTADAAAASTCVGTEFNVRQDGFPGMAAAYGIDAGRVPKRIVQDAVVYQATADAGQCGFGSVAATDGRIPGLDLVLLDDDRAFFPKYNAALVMRTEFADAHPQVAEIMAPISRLLTNESITELNRQVDVEGREPADVARDWMVAQGFVTEE; this is encoded by the coding sequence ATGAGGTCCGCCGCGGTATCGCGGGTGCTGGCCCTGGCCCTGGTGCTGCTGGTGGCGGGATGCGGTCTGCAATCCGGCAGCGCGGTGCCGTTACAGGTGGGTCCCGGCAGTATCCGCCCGGTCCCCGAACTCCGGGGAGTGCCGATCACGGTGGGCTCCAAAGACTTCAGCGAACAGAACACCCTCGGTTACATCATCGAATTCGCGCTGGTCGCGGCGGGCGCCGAGGTACGGGACCTGACGAATATCCAGGGCTCCAACAGTCTGCGCGACGCGCAGCGCAGCGGCGAGATCGATATCGCCTACGACTACACCGGCACCGGCTGGGTCAACTACCTGGGCAACGAGAAACCGGTGCCGGACGAACAGGGCCAGTTCGAGGCCGTCCGCGACGCCGACCTGGCGAACGGCATGACCTGGGCGGCGATGGCCCCGATGAACAACACCTACGCCCTGGCGACCGCCCGGCGCACCGCCGAACGCACCGGCGTGTGGACCCTCTCCGATTACGCCGAGCTCGTCACCGCCGACGCCGCCGCGGCGAGCACCTGCGTCGGCACCGAATTCAATGTGCGCCAGGACGGGTTCCCGGGGATGGCGGCCGCCTACGGCATCGATGCCGGGCGGGTGCCCAAGCGCATCGTCCAGGACGCCGTGGTCTATCAGGCGACCGCCGACGCCGGCCAGTGCGGATTCGGCTCGGTCGCGGCCACCGACGGCCGCATACCCGGCTTGGACCTGGTCCTGCTGGACGACGATCGCGCCTTCTTCCCGAAGTACAATGCCGCACTGGTGATGCGTACGGAGTTCGCCGACGCCCACCCGCAGGTGGCCGAGATCATGGCGCCCATCTCGCGGCTGCTGACCAACGAGTCGATCACGGAGCTGAACCGGCAGGTCGACGTCGAGGGCCGGGAGCCCGCGGACGTGGCACGCGATTGGATGGTCGCGCAAGGATTCGTCACCGAGGAGTAA
- a CDS encoding ABC transporter permease, with product MTATVTAAGPGRRSAHLRAERLRLLIQPVLVLLLTAGVLVWAFRRDLTTTQQASVNAGNIATVTWQHILITATVVVLVVAVAVPLGTLLTRPGYRRLAPVFVGIANIGAAAPAIGLIVLFYLVTRTTGFWIGVAPIAFYSLLPVLRNTILGYQEVDPQLIDAGRGQGMSAATVLRRIEFPLAVPYILAGLRTSLVLAVGTATLSFLVSAGGLGILIDTGYKLRDNVTLVVGAVLAVALALLVDWLGAVAEQFLGPRGLK from the coding sequence ATGACCGCCACCGTGACGGCCGCCGGACCGGGCAGACGATCGGCGCACCTGCGGGCCGAGCGGTTGCGGTTGCTGATCCAGCCCGTGCTCGTGCTGCTGCTCACCGCCGGTGTGCTGGTGTGGGCGTTCCGGCGTGATCTGACCACCACGCAGCAGGCGAGTGTGAACGCCGGCAATATCGCCACTGTCACCTGGCAGCACATCCTGATCACCGCCACCGTGGTGGTGCTCGTCGTCGCCGTCGCGGTGCCGCTGGGCACTCTGCTCACCAGACCCGGGTATCGCAGACTCGCCCCTGTCTTCGTCGGGATCGCCAATATCGGCGCCGCGGCGCCGGCAATCGGGCTGATCGTGCTGTTCTATCTCGTCACCCGGACCACCGGCTTCTGGATCGGCGTCGCGCCGATCGCGTTCTATTCACTGCTGCCGGTCCTGCGCAACACCATCCTGGGCTACCAGGAGGTCGATCCCCAGCTCATCGACGCCGGTCGTGGGCAGGGGATGTCGGCGGCCACCGTGCTGCGCCGGATCGAATTCCCGCTCGCGGTCCCCTACATCCTGGCCGGGTTGCGCACCTCGCTGGTGCTCGCGGTCGGTACCGCGACACTGTCGTTCCTGGTCAGCGCCGGCGGGCTGGGGATCCTCATCGACACCGGATACAAGCTGCGCGACAATGTCACGCTGGTCGTCGGGGCGGTCCTGGCGGTCGCGCTCGCACTGCTGGTGGACTGGCTCGGCGCGGTCGCCGAACAGTTCCTCGGACCGCGGGGGCTGAAATGA
- a CDS encoding ABC transporter ATP-binding protein, with amino-acid sequence MTDSEARAATGRTAVSGVEIVLDAVTKRYPEQQDPAVDAVSMTIPAGEIVVLVGPSGCGKTTTMRMINRLIEPTSGTITIDGRDAAGIDPDRLRRGIGYSIQQAGLFPHMTVAKNIATVPGLIGWDRRRIAARTDEMLELVGLDPGVYRRRYPRQLSGGQQQRVGVARALAADPPILLMDEPFGAVDPITRGLLQDELLRLQAELGKTIVFVTHDFNEAVKLGDRIAVLGDGSRILQYDTPAAILADPADDTVAGFVGADASLKQLTLTRIRDVPLGDCPVVTEDDSLESARTALAGRPWALVLDTARRPLRWISAEHLGGAGSLRTAGSPVTATLPLTATLQDGLEALLADSNATAVVIDSAGEYAGVLTIDTLVGHLAALRAAHSADAATDVPA; translated from the coding sequence GTGACTGATTCCGAGGCCCGCGCGGCCACCGGGCGCACGGCGGTATCCGGTGTCGAGATCGTCTTGGACGCCGTCACCAAACGGTATCCGGAACAACAGGATCCGGCAGTGGACGCGGTGTCGATGACGATCCCGGCCGGCGAGATCGTGGTATTGGTCGGCCCGTCGGGGTGCGGAAAGACCACCACCATGCGGATGATCAACCGCCTGATCGAGCCGACCTCCGGCACCATCACCATCGACGGCCGCGACGCCGCCGGAATCGACCCCGACCGGCTGCGCCGCGGGATCGGCTATTCGATCCAGCAGGCGGGCCTGTTCCCGCATATGACCGTGGCGAAGAACATCGCGACCGTCCCCGGACTCATCGGCTGGGACCGCCGGCGGATCGCCGCCCGCACCGACGAGATGCTGGAATTGGTGGGCCTGGATCCCGGCGTCTATCGGCGCCGCTATCCCCGCCAGCTCTCCGGCGGCCAGCAGCAGCGGGTAGGTGTGGCCCGGGCGCTGGCCGCCGATCCGCCGATTCTGCTGATGGACGAACCCTTCGGCGCGGTGGACCCGATCACCCGCGGCCTGCTGCAAGACGAATTGCTGCGGCTACAGGCGGAACTGGGCAAGACCATCGTGTTCGTCACCCACGATTTCAACGAAGCGGTGAAACTCGGCGACCGGATCGCGGTGCTGGGCGACGGCTCGCGAATTCTGCAGTACGACACCCCCGCCGCGATTCTCGCCGACCCCGCCGACGATACGGTGGCCGGTTTCGTCGGGGCGGACGCGTCGCTCAAACAATTGACGCTGACCCGGATCCGGGACGTACCGCTGGGCGACTGCCCGGTCGTCACCGAGGACGATTCGCTGGAATCGGCGCGCACCGCGCTCGCCGGCCGGCCGTGGGCGCTGGTGCTGGATACCGCGCGCAGGCCGCTGCGATGGATCTCGGCTGAACACCTCGGCGGCGCCGGATCGCTGCGCACGGCCGGATCCCCGGTGACCGCGACATTGCCGCTGACCGCGACCCTGCAGGACGGCCTGGAAGCGTTGCTCGCCGACTCGAATGCGACGGCGGTGGTCATCGATTCGGCGGGCGAGTACGCCGGTGTGCTCACGATCGACACCCTGGTCGGCCATCTGGCCGCGCTGCGCGCCGCACACAGCGCCGACGCGGCGACGGACGTACCGGCATGA
- a CDS encoding ABC transporter permease, whose protein sequence is MDTWWSFVVQRRHQLFVDSWLHVSAVVQSLLIATVVAVLVGVLVYRSPLGSSVATAAAGTILTVPSFALLGLLIPLLGLGVAPTVTALVLYALLPILRNTLIGLSSVDTAVVDAARGVGMNRLRVLTAIELPLAWPSILTGMRVSTQLIMGILALAAYAKGPGLGNLIFSGLARLGSPNAVPQALTGTVLIIVLALVLDGIFVLVGRFTISRGIRD, encoded by the coding sequence CTGGACACGTGGTGGAGTTTCGTCGTGCAGCGGCGGCATCAGCTTTTCGTGGACTCCTGGCTCCATGTGTCGGCGGTGGTGCAGTCCCTGCTGATCGCGACGGTGGTGGCGGTACTCGTGGGAGTTCTGGTCTACCGCAGTCCGCTCGGTTCCTCGGTCGCGACGGCCGCGGCGGGCACGATCCTCACCGTGCCGTCGTTCGCCCTGCTCGGGCTGCTCATCCCGCTCCTCGGGCTGGGTGTCGCGCCGACGGTGACCGCGCTGGTGCTCTACGCACTGCTGCCGATTCTGCGCAACACGCTGATCGGGCTCTCCTCGGTCGATACCGCGGTCGTCGACGCCGCACGCGGGGTCGGTATGAACCGGTTGCGGGTGCTCACCGCGATCGAACTGCCGCTGGCGTGGCCGTCGATCCTGACCGGTATGCGGGTGAGCACCCAGTTGATCATGGGCATTCTGGCGCTGGCCGCCTATGCGAAGGGCCCCGGTCTGGGCAATCTGATCTTCTCCGGCCTCGCCCGGCTCGGTAGCCCCAACGCGGTACCGCAGGCGCTGACCGGCACGGTGCTGATCATCGTGCTCGCCCTGGTTCTCGACGGGATCTTCGTCCTCGTCGGACGTTTCACCATTTCGAGGGGAATTCGTGACTGA
- a CDS encoding PPOX class F420-dependent oxidoreductase, with amino-acid sequence MPRIASATTVDRADLLAFLSSRHHGVLVTGRADGSPQMSPVTCGLDSEGRIVVSTYPGRAKTRNIRRDPRVSICVLSEEFNDAYVQVDGRAEVLDMPEALDGLVDYYRGIAGEHPDWDDYRAAMARQHKSLIRIEIERWGPVATGGFPPDLDTDG; translated from the coding sequence ATGCCACGAATCGCGAGCGCCACCACCGTCGACCGCGCCGATCTGCTGGCGTTCCTGAGCTCTCGCCACCACGGCGTGCTCGTCACCGGCCGGGCCGACGGCAGCCCGCAGATGTCGCCGGTGACCTGTGGTCTGGACTCGGAGGGGCGGATCGTCGTGTCCACTTATCCCGGCCGCGCGAAGACCCGCAATATCCGCCGCGACCCGCGAGTCTCGATCTGTGTGCTCTCCGAGGAGTTCAACGACGCGTATGTGCAGGTCGACGGCCGCGCCGAGGTGCTCGATATGCCCGAGGCGCTCGACGGCCTGGTCGACTACTACCGCGGTATCGCCGGTGAGCACCCGGACTGGGACGATTACCGCGCGGCAATGGCGCGGCAGCACAAATCGCTGATCCGAATCGAGATCGAGCGGTGGGGTCCGGTCGCCACGGGCGGATTCCCGCCGGATCTCGACACCGACGGCTGA
- a CDS encoding glycerate kinase family protein produces MTVLVCPDSFKGTFTAAEVADAIAGGIEESGASSRRLPVADGGEGTRAVLARPLALREVTVETRNPWGAPCTATFGLSDEGTAVIEIAAASGVTTPHEGFRDPVTADTYGTGVLIAEAVRRGAGRIIVAAGGSATTDGGAGAIAAIEDAGGLRDASITVLTDVTTRYGDAARIFGPQKGADPQTVDLLTRRLAETAQRLPRDPSTVDATGAAGGFSGGMWAQYGAELRPGADYVLDAVGFDTLAAHAGAIVVGEGRLDGQTRAGKIISAILARAGSTPVHAVVGSVGDDLGDYRTRFAEVVVASDLAAMRAAGRRIGAAAR; encoded by the coding sequence GTGACAGTGCTCGTCTGTCCCGACAGCTTCAAGGGCACCTTCACTGCCGCCGAAGTCGCCGACGCGATCGCCGGGGGCATCGAGGAGTCCGGCGCGTCATCGCGGCGATTGCCGGTCGCCGACGGCGGCGAGGGAACACGCGCGGTGCTCGCCCGGCCGCTCGCGCTGCGCGAGGTGACGGTCGAGACGCGCAACCCGTGGGGTGCGCCGTGCACCGCGACTTTCGGCCTGTCCGACGAGGGCACCGCGGTCATCGAGATCGCGGCCGCCAGCGGGGTCACCACGCCTCACGAAGGGTTCCGGGATCCCGTCACGGCCGATACCTACGGCACCGGCGTACTCATCGCGGAGGCGGTGCGGCGCGGAGCCGGACGGATCATCGTGGCCGCGGGCGGTTCGGCCACCACCGACGGCGGTGCCGGAGCGATCGCCGCGATCGAGGACGCCGGGGGTCTGCGCGACGCGTCGATCACCGTGCTCACCGACGTCACCACCCGATATGGGGATGCCGCGCGTATCTTCGGACCGCAGAAGGGCGCCGATCCGCAGACCGTCGACTTGCTCACCCGCCGTCTCGCCGAGACCGCACAGCGACTCCCCCGCGACCCCTCTACGGTCGACGCGACCGGTGCGGCGGGCGGGTTCTCCGGGGGAATGTGGGCGCAGTACGGGGCCGAATTGCGGCCGGGCGCGGACTATGTGCTCGACGCGGTGGGGTTCGACACTCTTGCCGCGCACGCGGGGGCGATCGTGGTCGGTGAGGGCCGCCTCGACGGACAGACCCGCGCCGGCAAGATCATCTCGGCGATCCTCGCCCGCGCCGGCAGCACCCCGGTTCACGCGGTGGTGGGCTCGGTCGGCGACGATCTCGGCGACTACCGGACCCGTTTCGCGGAGGTCGTCGTGGCCTCTGATCTCGCCGCCATGCGGGCGGCGGGCCGGCGGATCGGCGCCGCCGCGCGGTGA
- a CDS encoding catalase has product MTSEQPEILTTDAGIPVESEEHSLTVGPDGPILLQDHYLIEQMAQFNRERIPERQPHAKGSGAFGRFRVTNDVSAYTKAAVFQPGAETEMVARFSTVAGERGSPDTWRDPRGFALRFYTSEGNYDMVGNNTPVFFMRDPIKFQNFIRSQKRRADNNLRDHDMQWDFWTLSPESAHQVTWLMGDRGVPKTWRHMNGYSSHTYMWVNAAGEKFWVKYHFKTDQGIDFLTQEEADRLAGADSDYHMRDLYESIDRGEYPSWTLYMQIMPFGEAQNYRFNPFDLTKVWPHRDYPLIEVGRMTLNRNATDNHTEIEQAAFQPNNLVPGIGPSPDKMLLARIFSYADAHRARLGANYQQIPVNAPHVPVHSYSKDGAMRIHPVSDPVYTPNSKGGPRPDIDRYGEPAGWHTDGDLVRAAYTLHAEDDDWGQAGTMVRNVLDDAARERLVNNIVGHLLDGVSDPVLQRAFEYWRNVDKELGDRIENGVNAQR; this is encoded by the coding sequence ATGACCAGCGAGCAGCCCGAAATCCTGACAACGGACGCCGGTATCCCGGTCGAGAGCGAAGAACACTCGCTCACCGTCGGCCCGGACGGCCCCATCCTCCTACAGGACCACTACCTCATCGAACAGATGGCGCAGTTCAACCGGGAACGCATCCCGGAGCGTCAGCCGCATGCGAAGGGCAGTGGCGCTTTCGGCCGGTTCCGGGTGACCAACGATGTCAGCGCCTACACCAAGGCCGCCGTGTTCCAGCCCGGCGCGGAGACCGAGATGGTCGCCCGGTTCTCGACCGTGGCGGGCGAGCGCGGCAGCCCGGACACCTGGCGCGACCCCCGTGGCTTCGCCCTCCGCTTCTACACCAGCGAGGGCAACTACGACATGGTCGGCAACAACACCCCGGTGTTCTTCATGCGCGACCCCATCAAGTTCCAGAACTTCATCCGCTCCCAGAAGCGGCGCGCCGACAACAACCTGCGTGACCACGATATGCAGTGGGATTTCTGGACCCTGTCGCCCGAGTCGGCCCATCAGGTCACCTGGCTGATGGGCGATCGCGGTGTCCCGAAGACGTGGCGTCATATGAACGGCTACTCCAGCCACACGTATATGTGGGTGAACGCCGCCGGCGAGAAGTTCTGGGTCAAATACCACTTCAAGACCGACCAGGGCATCGACTTCCTCACCCAGGAGGAGGCCGACCGGCTGGCCGGCGCCGACAGCGACTACCACATGCGCGATCTCTACGAGTCGATCGACCGCGGCGAATACCCCAGCTGGACGCTGTACATGCAGATCATGCCGTTCGGTGAGGCGCAGAACTACCGATTCAATCCCTTCGATCTCACCAAGGTGTGGCCGCACCGCGATTATCCGCTGATCGAGGTCGGGCGAATGACGCTGAACCGCAACGCCACCGACAATCACACCGAGATCGAGCAGGCGGCGTTCCAGCCCAACAATCTGGTGCCGGGGATCGGGCCCAGCCCGGACAAGATGCTGCTGGCCCGCATCTTCTCCTACGCCGACGCGCACCGGGCCCGCCTGGGCGCGAACTACCAGCAGATCCCGGTGAACGCGCCGCATGTCCCGGTGCACAGCTACAGCAAGGACGGGGCGATGCGTATCCACCCGGTCTCGGACCCGGTGTACACGCCGAACTCCAAGGGCGGCCCCCGGCCGGATATCGACCGTTACGGCGAGCCCGCCGGCTGGCACACCGACGGCGATCTGGTGCGGGCCGCGTACACGCTGCACGCCGAGGACGACGATTGGGGACAGGCGGGCACGATGGTCCGCAACGTCCTCGACGATGCCGCGCGCGAGCGCCTGGTGAACAATATCGTCGGCCATCTGCTCGACGGCGTCAGCGACCCGGTTCTGCAGCGCGCCTTCGAGTACTGGCGCAATGTCGACAAGGAACTCGGCGACCGGATCGAGAACGGCGTCAACGCCCAACGCTGA